A portion of the Kribbella jejuensis genome contains these proteins:
- a CDS encoding RelA/SpoT family protein, producing the protein MTSAVPNAVPQEPPRAPSPVRPAPASPPPASQPPRMAPARVRARLARLGGTRHPNRAPMLEPLFRVVRATHPKADLGMIERAYRTAEKYHTGQMRKSGDAYITHPLAVATILAELGMTATTLCAALLHDTVEDTPYTVEDLTRDFGEEIAMLVDGVTKLDKVRYGESAQAETIRKMVVAMSKDIRVLVIKLADRLHNMRTLGSLRQEKQERIARETLEIYAPLAHRLGMNTIKWELEDLAFSTLHPKVYDEIVRLVAERAPSRDEYLATVIDQVHEDLRSAKVKATVTGRPKHYYSIYQKMIVRGREFGDIYDLVGIRVLVESVRDCYAALGIMHARWNPVPGRFKDYIAMPKFNMYQSLHTTVIGPQGKPVELQIRSFSMHRRAEYGIAAHWKYKEDPTSAVPATPSTEIGGPNDMPWVRQLVDWQRETSDPSEFLDSLRFEINNTEVYVFTPRGDVMSLPTGSSPVDFAYAVHTEVGHRCIGARVNGRLVPLESTLENGDVVEVFTSKAQGAGPSRDWLTFVKSPRARNKIKHWFSKERRDEAIEQGKDAIAKQLRKEGLPLQRLLSHETLTAVANSLRYPDVTGLYAAVGEQHVSAQAVVRRLIETYGGEEGAAEDLAEGLRLPQSRERRKRTARGDAGVIVKGATDVLSKLARCCTPVPGDEIIGWITRGAGVSVHRADCANVENLKTQPERIVEVEWAPTAQSVFLVAIQVEALDRARLLSDITRVLSDYHVNILSAALTTTRDRIAKSRFTFEMGDPTHLGHVLKAVRSVEGVFDVYRVTQ; encoded by the coding sequence ATGACATCTGCGGTACCGAACGCCGTACCGCAGGAGCCGCCGCGCGCGCCGTCACCGGTGCGTCCGGCTCCGGCGTCGCCGCCGCCTGCCAGCCAACCGCCGCGGATGGCGCCGGCCCGGGTCCGGGCCCGGCTCGCCCGTCTCGGCGGCACCCGGCACCCGAACCGGGCGCCGATGCTCGAGCCGCTGTTCCGGGTGGTCCGCGCGACCCACCCGAAGGCCGACCTCGGGATGATCGAGCGCGCCTACCGGACCGCGGAGAAGTACCACACCGGCCAGATGCGCAAGTCCGGCGACGCGTACATCACGCATCCGCTCGCGGTCGCCACCATCCTCGCCGAGCTCGGGATGACCGCGACCACGCTGTGCGCCGCGCTGCTGCACGACACCGTCGAGGACACGCCGTACACGGTCGAGGACCTGACCCGCGACTTCGGCGAAGAGATCGCGATGCTCGTCGACGGCGTCACCAAGCTCGACAAGGTGCGGTACGGCGAATCCGCGCAGGCCGAGACGATCCGCAAGATGGTCGTCGCGATGTCCAAGGACATCCGGGTGCTGGTGATCAAGCTGGCCGACCGGCTGCACAACATGCGCACCCTCGGCTCGCTGCGGCAGGAGAAGCAGGAGCGGATCGCCCGCGAGACGCTGGAGATCTACGCCCCGCTGGCGCACCGGCTCGGTATGAACACGATCAAGTGGGAGCTCGAGGACCTGGCGTTCTCGACCCTGCACCCGAAGGTGTACGACGAGATCGTCCGGCTGGTCGCCGAGCGCGCCCCGTCCCGCGACGAGTACCTGGCCACCGTGATCGACCAGGTGCACGAGGACCTGCGCTCGGCCAAGGTGAAGGCCACTGTCACCGGCCGGCCGAAGCACTACTACTCGATCTACCAGAAGATGATCGTCCGCGGCCGCGAGTTCGGCGACATCTACGACCTGGTCGGCATCCGGGTCCTGGTCGAGTCGGTCCGCGACTGCTACGCCGCCCTCGGCATCATGCACGCGCGCTGGAACCCGGTCCCCGGCCGGTTCAAGGACTACATCGCGATGCCGAAGTTCAACATGTACCAGTCGCTGCACACGACCGTGATCGGCCCACAGGGCAAGCCGGTCGAGCTGCAGATCCGGTCGTTCTCGATGCACCGCCGCGCGGAGTACGGCATCGCAGCGCACTGGAAGTACAAGGAGGACCCGACCTCGGCGGTGCCGGCTACGCCGAGCACCGAGATCGGCGGCCCGAACGACATGCCCTGGGTCCGCCAGTTGGTCGACTGGCAGCGGGAGACCTCGGACCCGTCGGAGTTCCTGGACTCGCTGCGGTTCGAGATCAACAACACCGAGGTCTACGTCTTCACCCCGCGCGGTGACGTGATGTCGCTGCCGACGGGTTCGTCCCCGGTCGACTTCGCCTACGCCGTCCATACCGAGGTCGGGCACCGCTGTATCGGTGCCCGCGTCAACGGTCGGCTGGTACCGCTGGAAAGCACCCTGGAGAACGGCGACGTCGTCGAGGTCTTCACCTCGAAGGCGCAGGGCGCGGGTCCGTCCCGCGACTGGCTGACGTTCGTCAAGAGCCCCCGCGCGCGGAACAAGATCAAGCACTGGTTCTCCAAGGAGCGCCGCGACGAGGCGATCGAGCAGGGCAAGGACGCGATCGCGAAGCAGCTCCGCAAGGAGGGCCTGCCGCTGCAGCGCCTGCTGTCGCACGAGACCCTGACCGCAGTCGCCAACTCTCTGCGGTACCCGGACGTCACCGGGCTGTACGCCGCGGTCGGCGAGCAGCACGTGAGCGCCCAGGCCGTCGTACGGCGCCTGATCGAGACGTACGGCGGTGAGGAGGGCGCGGCCGAGGACCTGGCCGAGGGCCTCCGGCTACCACAGTCGCGGGAGCGGCGGAAGCGGACCGCACGCGGCGACGCGGGTGTGATCGTCAAGGGCGCGACCGACGTACTGTCGAAGCTCGCTCGGTGCTGTACGCCGGTGCCGGGTGACGAGATCATCGGGTGGATCACGCGGGGTGCGGGCGTCTCGGTGCACCGTGCCGACTGCGCCAACGTGGAGAACCTGAAGACCCAGCCGGAGCGGATCGTCGAAGTCGAGTGGGCGCCGACCGCTCAGTCGGTGTTCCTGGTCGCGATCCAGGTCGAGGCGCTGGACCGGGCGCGGTTGCTGTCGGACATCACCCGGGTGCTGTCGGACTACCACGTGAACATCCTGTCCGCGGCGCTGACGACGACGCGCGACCGGATCGCGAAGTCCCGTTTCACCTTCGAAATGGGCGATCCGACGCATCTCGGTCACGTGCTGAAGGCGGTTCGGTCGGTGGAGGGCGTGTTCGACGTGTATCGCGTGACGCAGTAG
- a CDS encoding adenine phosphoribosyltransferase produces MRSLEQVLADGIRDIPDYPQQGVVFKDITPLLADHTGFGQVVEALAAAGKDDDGNPVVDKVVGIEARGFILAAPVALALGAGFVPVRKKGKLPAATYEESYALEYGEATIEVHQDAFAPGDRVLVIDDVLATGGTVEACLRLIRRCGAEVAGTAVLIELSFLPGRKRLEGEQVSALLTV; encoded by the coding sequence ATGCGGTCGCTGGAGCAGGTCCTCGCCGACGGCATCCGCGACATCCCCGACTACCCGCAGCAGGGGGTGGTGTTCAAGGACATCACCCCGCTGCTGGCCGACCACACCGGCTTCGGCCAAGTGGTCGAGGCGCTCGCGGCGGCCGGTAAGGACGACGACGGCAACCCGGTGGTCGACAAGGTGGTCGGGATCGAGGCACGCGGGTTCATCCTCGCCGCCCCGGTCGCGCTCGCCCTCGGTGCCGGGTTCGTCCCGGTACGGAAGAAGGGCAAGCTGCCGGCCGCGACGTACGAGGAGTCGTACGCGCTCGAGTACGGCGAGGCGACCATCGAGGTGCACCAGGACGCGTTCGCGCCGGGGGACCGGGTGCTGGTCATCGACGACGTGCTGGCCACCGGCGGCACCGTCGAGGCCTGCCTGCGGCTGATCCGCCGCTGCGGTGCCGAGGTCGCCGGTACGGCGGTCCTCATCGAGTTGTCGTTCCTCCCGGGCCGCAAGCGACTCGAGGGCGAGCAGGTCAGCGCACTGCTGACGGTGTAG